A single window of Aphidius gifuensis isolate YNYX2018 linkage group LG1, ASM1490517v1, whole genome shotgun sequence DNA harbors:
- the LOC122860616 gene encoding MATH and LRR domain-containing protein PFE0570w, translated as MASREKRPPLAPKTKQKINNDNTSLSATATAATAISTTTTTTAAAAEATPTSTTTTTTTPATTTTTPTTSKKGKSLPRYILEPVASSSKISLKLETRKKVIGKTKKNLRGNKNNSNNIIKVKNTKNVPVKNIKRLASASGGSGGKVVNKKINKTTLTKTKRITKKQKLIIEQQQQQQVPSDIDNNKTNPKTSLKLKLTLSPDSIISKKSTTTTKIGNNNRKLIDNNIVDIKYLKKQRGIKNTVDSTIDQVLAMVSDTENSDLTIDMDNNKPEGKITRSKKILIDDNKTILSEVEIKKELIEAEENDDGIDYQQQEIKLRTSQRRLRNNKLRQLDSSTIVDVELNKKNKRINLDDTIVDNVNSNHGDDDVDDAGDNNYLVDGGNFEFNERLGSNSSEIKNQDDDDVKIELKENEKIIEIENNNNINNNNSGVIDGGPNLRSKAKSKSTDLQLKLNDGLITIDNDKNKLNNYEQLKKEASSSSSSSSSKVSNDNVDDNIDDKDDNDNDKDDNDDDDGKQQVNKRRSSLNIDVKKTIGSLYGNEKNEGTNEKSQIDKMIENIKLTIAETIKTNSPFLVKNYDLNKTDDSNIILPLSCSGSGSGNSSSSSSSSSNSNSGSNKNSSNSNIDTQKSIINNNNNDDDDDVIVDEDDDDEDEDEEDDDKNITNVSSIESTSNCSGENSVPKVADTAKEIEKLVMGDCQTTNLNDKKNDDNDDDNINSIDYYCESITKSDVKKTTGVLLDIADDFVSNKNNELSDDTELQLNCNDKVDNKNITPELLSSKTSENIDGDDDNETLESISAEIEKLVADTEPVVVVSPETSKVDDDKQDENQDIIKTAEEEEIIESSEIIKESNEKILVNEKEQEENNSKIDSCLISHSEMSNELSTQEDEKIEDIKNEEQQEKQQQEEEQEVSVKIERSKSRLSDGTKVIEETRRVLRTRETRQKKTRSTEPIEVKNDSQDDDKIDKSIINDDDTTTTTKLDVIKTPETLVDVKIEIPDTDIEPQIRTRRGRDVKRRRDDTTPPSSSSSSTTNVQSIIRAKRNRRDTRKSEQNKEETLLDNEVAEINENKDKNIFINNEDEDDDDDDDRDDDDNDKYTTKKRLKGTESLGILTKNNDDKENSSKNNRSKSENDISCVLSKTNNDVSKTNDEKLQRCQSNDVVVNDNNNTKLDNDFSDDKNIENNNKSPNEIINNNKDSDGASTSGESSINIRDITETPEEKEKKEKVLRMLGLESLERAAERLNSQKIKREQYTGTLKTVIRVQKERDRDKKRSRSPLKMVLKQGRTDGEGDSPEFYTIQKELGSSSTSSSNTLVSGDNTSVANRKFSTNHRQSCDEDNEEEKPKERQSLIIPEKSSSFSIHPGRLCADVCCYCFGKFGSLDTPMHLAQQKSDERRKKILDIERHLTKDSCLCDACYRHIDRRANMSPTNIGAKIPRQHRQLMMTKCCVKDCKITGRNLIKRRWLMKIKSCLQKSYSLEITFDWDPHQHTSMIFCPHHYDAIARFFFCFLCKCRLNRNTISILYPNEIAELNQSLPQLTLTGGPVLCKTCRQYTTLIVKFKDNMETMNPNSRSFFINHRKQLLQQNDIVINDNNNDEDESTTLQNSLIKEKRSNKKVKLNTKSATSKSPEISPLPPPLPMIDDKSTAAAAVSPTVTPKKIDELINKDESTKETSSSNETDKINKQQQQHHVLDLESTVEKLKKRKALDQHLYSTESPIFDNNCSNDILEILAMDKEVTLTRLPKKPRLNNNSNDNDNLNINNNNNSSNNNNNNNNNNNNNDITPVVQRLGANPSISVRTLFPGEEEMGLHANIEFNNIREVTPHGWEKCATVIQYDHDTKLLWQELQRPYGNQSSFLRHLILLEKYYRAGDLLLAPNASRNAINYSTSVQNRLISYEGPEKIDEPIVEPIPTDYSTTNPRRLSGGYWIERDRYSMPSTSSFMSTSGGSCATSTPSIKSSILTQQQQQQQQQNNAAKLSATSRILKMSPGVSIIKKPPLNLQRITLSGLSATTLTPTTSTAASAANGGSSKRKEAFPTKVTNTFGGKVFQLSEPAFKRLQTLKKQKMLNEKIESIITTTTSAETTTTATAATTTTVVSTGTTTSTTTTTTGVNKNTLQYQKAHLIAQTQFQKHLQMQQEMLGQQRRGDFEPLICDVRTLINENTTPTQNLINNLNLPKSIQVTAKPSSNPIPILPKMPKSLTVIPQSVPRTVEKN; from the exons ATGGCATCCAGGGAAAAGAGACCACCCTTAGCaccaaaaacaaaacaaaaaataaacaatgataatactAGTTtatcagcaacagcaacagcagcaacagcaatatcaacaactacaacaacaacagcagcagcagcagaagcaacaccaacatcaacaacaacaacaacaacaacaccagctacaacgacaacaacaccaacaacatcaaaaaaaggaaaatcaTTACCACGTTATATTTTAGAACCAGTTGCATCAAGTagtaaaatatcattaaaactaGAAACACGTAAAAAAGTAAttggtaaaacaaaaaaaaatttacgtggtaataaaaataatagtaataatataattaaagttaaaaatactaaaaacgttcctgttaaaaatatcaaaagactTGCTAGTGCTagtggtggtagtggtggtaaagttgttaataaaaaaattaataaaacaacattaaCTAAAACAAAAcgtataacaaaaaaacaaaaactaattattgaacaacaacaacaacaacaagtgccttcggatattgataataataaaacaaatccAAAGAcatctttaaaattaaaactaacaTTATCACCAGATtcaataatttctaaaaaatcaacaacaacaacaaaaattggtaataataatagaaaattaattgataataatattgttgatattaagTACCTGAAAAAACAAAGAGGAATTAAAAATACAGTTGATTCAACAATTGATCAAGTATTAGCAATGGTTAGCGATACTGAAAATTCTGATTTAACAATTGATatggataataataaacctGAAGGTAAAATAACAagatctaaaaaaatattaattgatgataataaaacaatattgagtgaagttgaaattaaaaaagaactTATTGAAGCTGAAGAAAATGATGATGGCAttgattatcaacaacaagaaattaaattacgtACAAGTCAACGTCGtttgagaaataataaattacgtCAACTTGATTCTTCAacaattgttgatgttgaattgaataaaaaaaataaacgtatcAATTTAGATGATACAATTGTCGATAATGTTAATTCAAAtcatggtgatgatgatgttgacgATGCtggtgataataattatttagttgATGGAGGAAATTTTGAGTTTAATGAAAGATTAGGGAGTAACAGtagtgaaattaaaaatcaagatgatgaCGATgtgaaaattgaattaaaagaaaatgaaaaaattattgaaattgaaaataacaacaacatcaacaacaacaacagtggTGTTATTGATGGTGGTCCAAATTTACGTTCAAAAGCAAAATCAAAAAGTACAGATttgcaattaaaattaaatgatggtttaataacaattgataatgataaaaataaattaaataattatgaacaattaaaaaaagaggcttcatcatcatcatcatcgtcatcatcaaaaGTATCTAATGacaatgttgatgataatattgatgataaagatgataacgataatgataaagatgataatgatgatgatgatggtaaacAACAAGTTAATAAAAGACGTTCtagtttaaatattgatgttaaaaaaacaattggatCATTATatggtaatgaaaaaaatgaaggaacaaatgaaaaatcacaaattgataaaatgattgaaaatataaaattaacaatagccgaaacaattaaaactaattcaccttttttagttaaaaattatgatttaaataaaactgatgatagtaatattattttaccattGAGTTGTAGTGGTAGTGGTAGCGGTAATAGCagcagtagtagtagtagtagtagcaACAGTAATAGTGGTAGTAACAAAAATAGTAGTAATAGCAATATTGATACACAAAAgtctattattaataataataacaatgatgatgatgatgatgttattgttgatgaggatgatgatgatgaagatgaagatgaagaagatgatgataaaaatataacaaatgtaTCATCAATTGAAAGTACATCAAATTGTTCTGGTGAAAATTCCGTGCCAAAAGTTGCGGATACTGccaaagaaattgaaaaactaGTCATGGGTGACTGTCAgacaacaaatttaaatgataaaaaaaatgatgataatgatgatgataatataaatagtaTCGATTATTATTGTGAGTCTATTACAAAaagtgatgttaaaaaaacaactggaGTTTTATTGGATATTGCTGATGATtttgtttcaaataaaaataatgaattgtcTGATGATACTGAGTTGCAATTAAATTGTAATGATAAAgttgataacaaaaatattacacCAGAATTATTATCAAGCAAAACATCTGAAAAtattgatggtgatgatgataatgaaacaCTTGAAAGTATATCAGctgaaattgaaaaacttgTTGCTGATACAGAgccagttgttgttgtttcaccAGAAACATCaaaagttgatgatgataaacaaGATGAAAATCAAGATATTATAAAGACTGCTGAAGAGGaagaaataattgaatcatcagaaattataaaagaatctaatgaaaaaattttagtaaatgaaaaagaacaagaagaaaataatagtaaaattgaTTCTTGTTTGATTTCACATAGTGAAATGTCAAATGAATTATCAACAcaagaagatgaaaaaattgaagatattaaaaatgaagaacaacaagaaaaacaacaacaagaagaAGAACAAGAAGTATCAGTTAAAATTGAAAGATCAAAATCAAGATTATCCGATGGAACAAAAGTTATCGAAGAAACAAGACGTGTACTGAGAACACGTGaaacaagacaaaaaaaaacacgtagTACTGAGCCAATTGAAGTAAAAAATGATAgtcaagatgatgataaaattgataaatcaataattaatgatgatgatacaacaacaacaacaaaattagaTGTTATTAAAACACCAGAGACACTTGTTgatgttaaaattgaaataccagATACAGATATTGAACCACAGATACGTACAAGAAGAGGTAGAGATGTTAAAAGACGTCGTGATGATAcaacaccaccatcatcatcatcatcatcaacaacaaatgtaCAATCAATTATTCGTGCTAAAAGAAATCGTCGTGATACACGTAAAAGTGAacaaaataaagaagaaacaTTGCTTGACAATGAAGTTgctgaaataaatgaaaataaagataaaaatatatttataaataatgaagatgaagatgatgatgacgatgatgatagagatgatgatgacaatgataaatatacaacaaaaaaacgtCTTAAAGGTACTGAAAGTCTTGGTATATTAACAAagaataatgatgataaagaaaatagcTCAAAAAATAATCGTAGTAAATCAGAAAATGATATATCATGTGTATtgtcaaaaacaaataatgatgtatcaaaaacaaatgatgaaaaattacaaagatgCCAAtcaaatgatgttgttgttaatgataataataatacaaaattagataatgattttagtgatgataaaaatatagaaaataataataaaagtccaaatgaaataataaataataataaagattcaGATGGTGCATCAACATCTGgtgaatcatcaataaatatacgtGATATTACTGAAACAcctgaagaaaaagaaaaaaaagaaaaagtattaCGTATGCTTGGTCTTGAATCATTAGAAAGAGCTGCTGAAAGattaaattcacaaaaaattaaaagagaaCAATATACTGGTACATTAAAAACTGTCATAAGAGTACAAAAAGAACGTGATCGAGATAAGAAACGATCACGTTCACCATTAAAAATGGTATTGAAACAAGGACGTACTGATGGAGAAGGTGATTCACCAGAATTTTATACTATACAAAAAGAG CTTGGAAGCAGCAGCACCAGCAGTAGTAATACTTTGGTTAGCGGTGACAATACTTCTGTtgcaaatagaaaattttctacgaATCACAGACAATCTTGTG ATGAAGacaatgaagaagaaaaaccaAAGGAAAGacaatcattaataataccagaaaaatcatcatcattttcaattcATCCTGGACGTCTTTGTGCTGATgtctgttgttattgttttggTAAATTTGGTTCACTTGATACACCAATGCATTTGGCACAACAAAAATCAgatgaaagaagaaaaaaaattcttgatatTGAACGTCATTTAACTAAGGATTCTTGTTTATGTGATGCTTGTTATCGTCATATTGATAGAAGg gcAAATATGAGTCCAACAAATATAGGAGCTAAAATACCAAGACAACATCGTCAATTAATGATGACAAAATGTTGTGTTAAAGATTGTAAAATAACTGgtagaaatttaataaaacgtAGATggttaatgaaaataaaatcatgcTTACAAAAATCTTACTCACTCGAG aTAACATTTGATTGGGATCCACATCAACATACATCAATGATATTTTGTCCTCATCATTACGATGCAATagcaagattttttttctgttttttgtGTAAATGTCGATTAAATCGAAAcacaatatcaatattatatccaAATGAAATTGCTGAATTAAATCAGTCACTGCCACAATTGACACTAACTGGTGGTCCAGTACTTTGTAAAACTTGTCGTCAATATACAACTCtaattgtcaaatttaaaGACAATATGGAAACAATGAATCCAAATAGtcgttcattttttataaatcatcgtaaacaattattacaacaaaatgatattgtcattaatgataataataatgatgaagatgaaagtACAACATTACAAAATTCACtaattaaagaaaaacgtagtaataaaaaagtcaaattGAATACTAAATCAGCTACATCAAAATCACCAGAAATAtcaccactaccaccaccattgccaatgattgatgataaatcaacagcagcagcagcagtatCACCAACAGTAACacctaaaaaaattgatgaattaattaataaagatgaatcaacaaaagaaacatcatcatcaaatgaaacagataaaataaataaacaacaacaacaacatcacgTGTTAGATCTTGAAAGtactgttgaaaaattaaaaaaacgtaaagCATTAGATCAACATTTATATTCAACTGAATCACCAATATTTGACAACAATTGTAGTAATGACATTCTTGAAATATTGGCAATGGATAAAGAAGTGACACTAACAAGACTGCCAAAGAAACcaagattaaataataatagtaatgataatgataatttaaatataaataataataataatagtagtaataataataataataataataataataataataacaatgatataaCACCAGTTGTTCAAAGATTAGGTGCAAATCCATCAATATCTGTACGTACATTATTTCCGGGTGAAGAAGAAATGGGTTTACATgctaatattgaatttaataatatacgtGAAGTAACACCACATGGATGGGAAAAATGTGCAACAGTTATACAATATGATCatgatacaaaattattatggcAAGAATTACAAAGACCATATGGTAATCAAAGTTCATTTTTACGTCATTTAATATTACTTGAAAAGTATTATCGTGCTGGTGATCTTTTATTAGCACCAAATGCATCAAGAAAtgctattaattattcaacatcAGTACAAAATCGTTTAATATCATATGAGGGTccagaaaaaattgatgaaccAATTGTTGAACCAATACCAACTGATTATAGTACAACTAATCCAAGAAGATTAAGTGGTGGTTATTGGATTGAACGTGATAGATATTCAATGCCAAGTACTAGTTCATTTATGTCAACAAGTGGTGGTAGTTGTGCTACATCAACACCATCAATCAAGTCATCAATATtaacacaacaacaacaacaacaacaacaacaaaataatgctGCTAAATTATCAGCAACATCacgtatattaaaaatgtcaCCTGgtgtatcaattattaaaaaaccacCACTAAATTTACAAAGAATAACATTATCTGGTTTATCTGCAACAACACTAAcaccaacaacatcaacagcaGCATCAGCAGCAAATGGTGGTAGTTCAAAACGTAAAGAAGCATTTCCAACTAAAGTAACTAATACATTTGGTGGTAAAGTATTTCAATTAAGTGAACCAGCATTTAAAAGATtacaaacattaaaaaaacaaaaaatgcttaatgaaaaaatagaatCAATAATAACGACAACAACATCAgctgaaacaacaacaacagcaacagcagcaacaacaacaacagtagtTTCAACTGGTACAACTACAAGtacaacgacaacaacaacaggtgtcaataaaaatactttgcAATATCAAAAAGCACATCTTATTGCACAAACACAGTTTCaaaaacatttacaaatgCAACAAGAAATGCTTGGTCAACAAAGACGTGGTGATTTTGAACCATTAATATGTGATGTTAGAACATTgatcaatgaaaatacaacaccaactcaaaatttaataaataatttaaatttaccaaaatcaATACAAGTTACAGCAAAACCATCGTCAAATCCAATTCCAATATTGCCAAAAATGCCTAAATCATTGACTGTTATTCCACAAAGTGTGCCACgaacagttgaaaaaaattga